Proteins from a genomic interval of Phlebotomus papatasi isolate M1 chromosome 3, Ppap_2.1, whole genome shotgun sequence:
- the LOC129805762 gene encoding nucleic acid dioxygenase ALKBH1 has product MSTSFSEAFKFYKRKCPFPELSGVVDPRDGKFRECLKTRSVQTQPQNSSDFGLIPPETWSVHELRNHPGLLIIQNPFTSLGQRYWISRCLRDFPKAPHRTNLQTQKLPEEVHGDFWAFFCKAEEKAIQKKLKSCLRWSTLGYHHDWDRKIYSEKEKNPFPEDLQGLTSFLGMILGFSDFRAQAAIVNFYPQGSTLAGHTDHSEVNLEAPLFSISFGQEAIFLIGGPSKDDPATPLRLHSGDVVVMSRESRLCYHAVPKILQGCEASWNAEMAHPEVLKNPLIDQDLCEKCTQGDFWQPFDQYLSDCRINLNIRQVLAGNATTL; this is encoded by the exons ATGTCAACTTCCTTTTCAGAagcatttaaattttacaaGAGAAAATGTCCTTTTCCGGAATTGTCAGGTGTTGTTGACCCACGAGATGGGAAGTTCAGG GAATGCTTAAAAACTCGCAGCGTCCAAACACAACCTCAAAACTCCTCGGATTTTGGTCTTATACCTCCGGAAACATGGTCAGTTCATGAATTGAGAAATCATCCTGGTCTCCTTATAATCCAGAATCCCTTCACTTCCCTTGGGCAGAGATATTGGATCAGTAGATGTCTCAGGGACTTCCCAAAGGCTCCACATCGAACGAATTTGCAAACGCAGAAGCTTCCTGAAGAAGTTCACGGAGATTTCTGGGCATTTTTCTGCAAAGCTGAAGAGAAAGCCATTCAAAAGAAGCTGAAATCTTGTCTCAGATGGTCCACCTTGGGATACCATCATGATTGGGATCGGAAAATTTACAGCGAAAAGGAGAAAAATCCATTTCCGGAAGATCTTCAGGGTCTCACGAGTTTTCTGGGAAtgattttgggattttcagACTTCCGTGCTCAGGCAGCCATTGTGAATTTCTACCCTCAGGGAAGCACTTTAGCTGGGCACACTGATCATTCAGAAGTCAACCTGGAAGCTCCACTTTTCTCCATTAGCTTTGGTCAGGAAGCAATCTTCCTCATTGGAGGCCCCTCCAAGGATGACCCAGCTACTCCCCTGCGGCTCCACAGTGGTGATGTTGTAGTCATGTCCAGGGAGAGTAGATTGTGCTATCATGCTGTCCCGAAGATCCTTCAAGGGTGCGAGGCATCGTGGAATGCAGAAATGGCCCATCCGGAAGTCCTCAAAAATCCCCTAATTGACCAAGATCTCTGCGAGAAGTGCACTCAGGGGGATTTCTGGCAGCCTTTTGATCAATATCTCAGCGACTGTCGCATCAATCTCAACATCCGGCAGGTTCTGGCGGGAAATGCAACGACGCTGTGA
- the LOC129805763 gene encoding rRNA N6-adenosine-methyltransferase Mettl5, which translates to MARIKLKKLEEFLQGIDGFEDPKILLEQYQTPPHIASCMLYEIQSQFGDLEGKVVADLGCGSGMLSIGSFLLGAAHTVGFEIDPDAASIFVENATEMEIPIDCILSDVTRDLPESRFGKAFDTVVMNPPFGTKKNVGMDMKFLEVGIFLARTAVYSLHKSSTRDFVKKSAIQLGVEPKIVAQLRYNIDAAYKFHKKKSVDIDVDFWRFQLPKTDL; encoded by the exons ATGGCGCGAATAAAACTGAAAAAGTTGGAGGAGTTTTTGCAGGGAATTGACGGATTTGAGGATCCCAAAATCCTCTTGGAACAGTACCAAACACCTCCTCATATCGCCAGCTGCATGCTCTATGAAATTCAG aGTCAATTTGGGGATCTTGAAGGGAAGGTAGTCGCAGATTTGGGCTGCGGTTCCGGAATGCTAAGCATAGGATCGTTCCTCCTCGGAGCAGCTCATACAGTTGGTTTCGAAATAGATCCGGATGCAGCAAGT ATTTTCGTAGAAAATGCCACTGAAATGGAGATTCCTATTGATTGCATCCTTTCTGACGTTACAAGGGATCTCCCAGAATCCCGCTTCGGCAAAGCCTTCGACACAGTCGTGATGAATCCTCCATTTGGGACCAAGAAGAACGTCGGAATGGATATGAAATTCCTCGAAGTGGGCATCTTTCTGGCCAGAACGGCCGTCTATTCGCTCCATAAGTCCTCAACGCGGGATTTTGTGAAGAAAAGCGCTATTCAATTGGGCGTTGAGCCCAAGATTGTTGCCCAGCTTCGGTACAACATCGATGCTGCGTACAAGTTTCACAAGAAGAAATCTGTGGACATTGATGTAGATTTCTGGCGATTTCAACTCCCCAAGACAGACCTTTAA
- the LOC129805764 gene encoding SOSS complex subunit C homolog B — MAFPSLNAQQELNNRKILEDLQIKKQLLQKGVSPVVTSIPSVPTNNSLGLPQYMQMSQPPSDVILNAPARAAWNQAHTQSFGFFVPQDSAFGNSIIPVLPRFEAPPK; from the exons ATGGCTTTTCCATCGCTAAATGCCCAACAAG AATTGAACAACCGGAAAATTCTAGAGGATCTGCAGATTAAGAAGCAATTGCTCCAAAAAGGTGTATCACCAGTCGTGACATCCATTCCCAGCGTCCCAACGAACAATTCACTCGGTTTACCTCAG TACATGCAAATGAGTCAACCACCAAGTGATGTCATCCTAAATGCACCTGCCAGGGCAGCTTGGAATCAAGCACATACGCAATCTTTTGGTTTCTTCGTACCTCAGGACTCTGCCTTCGGGAATAGCATCATTCCCGTTTTGCCGCGCTTTGAGGCACCCCCTAAATAG